ATGGTATGTGCTACTGCCTGACCTAGGATGACAGCTCATATGTTTTGACCTCTCTGGATGTCTTTCCCTCTCTTGGGAATTTAAAGTCTGAGAAGTTTTAGTTTGGGTcttgctttttcactgtttatCATTGACTAATAATTCTACTTTAAACTTTCATATCTGGgattctttttcatttggttACAAATACTCTAGTTTCATTCCAGTTTAAACATCTGCAAAGATTTTAGCATTAGGtgaaaaggagaagcaaagcagaaggtGGCAGAGTCGTGCAtaggggagaaaacaaaagaggaaacagaTTCTAAAATTTAGGTCCAACATAGTCTTGATGGTCAGTTGTATGGTTGTCACATGATCAGATGATTGTTTAAGAAGCTACAAAGTTGAGATGATAACCAGTTGTTTATGTTCTCTTACTTTATTGCAACACAAAGCTAAAGACGCTCTCTGGAACTATCATGCTCCCAAGGGCCATTCTTATGGTTGTGCTGGGCATGACTGGGATAGGTGAGGATACAGTGCAAGATTGATGGGAGTGCGGGGTGGGAGGACTGGAAGGCAGGTGAATTGAGAAAAATGGCAGGCTGGCTGAGAAAACCGTTGGCTCTGACAGCCGCCAAAGAATGGGAGCTGTCAGAGATGACTGCCCCAATTGTGGTATGTAGTTGCACCTAGTGCGCTGCAGGCTGCCCTGATTCtttagcctttaaaaaaagaaaaaaagcggGGGGAGTGATTTATTTGTGTTGTTGCTTACCAACAATATGTGGAAAACATTCGGAGAGGTTAATAATTAGCAATGTGGGGAAGATGAGTattgtttctttgctgtagACAAAGCATTTGTGTGTGTCTTACAAATAAAGGTTGGAGTGTTATAAGACTGCTTTGGCGTATCTTGAGCTTTAGAATTGAGTGTCAGTGCTTCGCAGAACTTCATGAAAATCTGGAATTCCAGTTTGTTTATGCCTCAGAACATTAACCATCTGAGATGCAACTAGCTTAACCTAAGTTTAGGTGGAAATAGTAATAGTGCTGATAGGATAGAGAAATACGAAggcattttatatttcatgttttccacTAGGCAAAAATATGGATGAATGCCATGTGTCAGAGTTATCCATACTTCTCAGTTGTCTGGCCTATGTGATGGTTTTGAGGAAGCTCAAAGTTATTCTGacatccattttcttctttatgggTGATAATATAGCTTCCTGATGCTAAGTTTTTTGGCGTGAAGAGATGCACCAGAATGTGTTCAGCCACCATAGAAGAGTCTGCCTGGGATTGTcttgcttctctctgttttatacctttgcaaaacagagaagtttCAGGTAGAACATAGTGCCTAACAGTGTTTCCCCTGCTGCAAGCCAGAAgctcaccttttaaaatgttctttgattTTCACATTCCAATTATGTCTTCCTAGTGCCGGATCAGAACCAAGAGTAGAAGTTCTTTTACAGGTGCTTTAAGGATGTTcttaaaaaattttgttttatttctctttacaGTTTTagagaaagtaagaaaatatatgttttaaaacatttccatattTGAAGAcagcataaaacaaaaagttctGTCTCTGATATTTAAACATTAGTAAGAAGTGTAAGATTTCATCGAACAGTTGAGGCTGGTAAGGATCTCTGGAGATtgtctggtccaacccccttgctcGAAGCATGGTCAAtgagagcaggttgctcaggactgtgACCAgtgggttttgaatatctccaaggatgaagactccacaacctctctggacagcCTGTTCCACTGTTTGATCACCcttatggttaaaaaaaaaaaaaaaagttttttcttatgttatGGGGGACAGAGTCAAAAGACTGACTAAAGTAGCGATAAGTAATATCCCCTGCCTAACCCcatctaccaagccagtcatcTCATCATAGAAGGTTGTCAGGTTAGTTAAGCATCATTTCCCCTTCCTAAGTCTAGGCTGACTACTTCTGATCAccttatttcccccccccaggTTATTTTCAAGGTTATTTGCTCCATTGCCTTCCCAAAGATCAAGTTGAGGCTGATTGGCCCCAGGCcctctttcttgcccttcttgatGATTTGGTAGAGCCTTCAGCACCTGAGTTGAAGGCATGAGGAAAATGAACCATTTCACACAAACTTCTATGCAAAATTCTAGTTTGGCATGCAGTTTAATATAGAGATTAATACACATATATagattaataattaataaacaAATGAAGTTACATACAATCTAGTTAAAAATGCCTCCTTGTTGCCATGTCTCATTCCTGAATACTGCAGCTTTCTTGTTTCTACTTATGTCAGGGATGTTGTATTGTCCTAATTTAGACAGGTTCTGAACTTCTGCTGATTAAAACCAAGCTATTTGGGTCCAGTTGTCCATCTCAAGCAAAAAGATATAGATGTTCCTTAAATGAGACACAATTAAATGTTAGATATATTTCACCAGACTggaattgtcttttaaaataacattttaagctACCGCACATAATACTTTTTCCCTGAAACATTCTTCGATTCTCTAAACTTTTGACAAATTTTGGGCAAATGTATGTCTCTGAATTGAGTGGCTTCATTGGCAGAGGGCTGAAACATGCAACAGAATTAATTTGCCTTAACAAGCAGCTTTGTGTCAGCTGAACCACAGTGACTGATGTTGAACGTGTTTTTAACTTATGGCAAATACACGATAGAATGTATTAGCTCATACCTTAATGAAAGAGTTGAAGCAAGTGCATTTTATCTTATATTTGTAATGACCTAAGAATGCACAGATAGTTTACTGTAGCTTGGTAAACACATGGTATTAAACTCATGCATTAGAGCCCTAACTCTTTCATAAAACAACAATTTGGATGAGGCAGTGGCCAATCTTCTTCATTAGgtatgtgatttttaaatgtttaggAGCTCGTGACTCATTATCTGTCCACCTCTGCTCGTTTTGCTGATGCTTTTGCTCCAGGACTAAATGGGGCAAAAGTGACTTCCTGAAAAGTGCAGCAAAAAGCAGTCCACAATAGACCGGCACAGATAAACGTTTGGTAGTTCTTTAGCAATAAAATACTGATGGCTAATGGTATGTGTCCAGTTGATCACATTTGACATGTTGAAATGCAGGTGTCTACAACATATATCAGTTCTTACAGGGATGTTTCTCCCCTTTCCGATTTTACTTTGGTGaaggatgttttatttttttcaacccAAGTCCCATCCCTCAACATGGTTTAGATCACTTTTTAAAGGTAGTTTATCTTCTGTATGTGTTTCTCTTATCTCCTTCCACATTTGACTTAATGttgctttaattttctctaAACAAATTGAACAGGACAattattagatttttatttatcatgACCCCTCATTCTTCAGGGATGAGAATTTCGGCTCACAGAGATctctttattttacaattataCAAGGCTTGTCAAAGAATCAAAAGACAGGCTGAACAGCGGTTGTTGCTTCCACTCTTTGGTGGTACTTGACCTTTCTTCAGGTGGACGTatcatttgattttaattcttCCCGTGCCTTGTGCCAGCTACTCTCTTTGCTCTGttcctgtctctttctcttGTTTCCTGATACTGCTTCCAGTGAACTCCCCGTTGCTTCCTGTTCTCTCCTCTTTGGCTGAGTAGTGCTAATGCTGAACTTTCCTCAGATCTTTGTCCCTTCCTCTTGACACAGAGCCTTTGGATTGCAACCATCCAGCCTTCTCTTAAAGGAGCAGCTTCCAAATAACTGCTGTCTGAGTATCAGCTGATAAGGAAAAGAACTGTTGCTTTATCTCTACCCTCTAAGTATTTTTCACGGATGGCTGAGAGACAGCAAACAAACTCTGGTCTGTTAGGACTGCGCTGTAAAGATCAGTAAGCGAGTGGGCTGTCGATGTTGCTCCTCATACATCAGTGGTAGAACTTTGAGTTACTACAAAAATGCTTAATTGCTTGAGGATGCAGTGAAAAGTTACTACTCTTTTTAGTAGGAAAAGGAGTCCAAGAAATGTCCTGCTAGCTCAGCAGACTTTGAGAAAGGGTATAACAGTCAAGCTTGTTATGACAGGTTGATGACCAATTGAGGTTAGAGATCATCCTCAAATACTCTTTAccatacaggtttttttcatgctttaataCTAGTAATTTTGATAGCTGCCAGATAGCCTCTTGAAAGCCTCACCTCTTTTTGCCCCTCCCTCCTCATGATTCATCTGGTAGTGTCTGATATAGCCAGCTGTAAGAGCAACATGTGAATAACAGGCATTTCATGTACTATGTGTAGCAATAGCTTCATATCCACGTGCATGGCTACCCTGAAATTCTCCATGGACTGACAAGTGCATCTACTAAGAGTGGCTCTACTGAGCTAACACCCTTACAGAGCAGGATTTGAGGGAAGATTTCACTAGATCATTAAAAGGTGAGGAGAGATGCATGCCCAACATGAAAAGGGCAAAGGCCGTTGAATGGCGATACGGAAATCAACATATGTTTGGGGAGGAGAAGAATAACGTAGGTCATTTCCATATCATGGAGACAGGTTCCCTTTGAACTATTTCTGTGGAGGATACTCATATGTGTCGCGTATGAGTAGACATAGACGTACTATTGCATATTAGGTCAGTGCAGTTATAGCCTAAACATTCAACATTTGCTTGTACATAGTCTTAAATCAGTGAGAAATTGTATCAGACTTGTAATGGTTCccattactttttctttctctcttgttctaACAGATACTATCAGCACATTATgttatgcatttgttttataatgGCACACATTAAACATGTAAcaatcatatttttgttttgttattttctgacCGATGTTTACCTATGGCTTTTATGGGTCTTCTGATACTTTATAAAACCTTCAGTTAATAAGTATTTATATACTAGTGAATTGAGTAGTTATGAACTTTCTTAGCAGCATTTCAGCAACCGGTACCTATGTGTAAACAATATTAAACACAAGAATATAAAGCTAATGTGGtagcagaggaaaatggaattttttgcctttttctagATAAGATGGTGTGATATGGAatattgcataatttttttctaatctcaTAAATTATAAGCTTGAAAGACTAAAggatttaaatatattctttaaatgAAAGGCTAATCAGtataagaggaaaagaaaataataaaatggaattaccattactcctttttctctttctgatccTTGAAGCATTAAGgccataaaattatttttgttctggtgATGCTGTATCTATTTACTAATAAACTACCTGAAAGATTATATATATCTTTGAGGGCAAAAGAAGGCtagcattctttttttatttgcaattattatttGTACAGCTCTTGAGAGGAATTTAGAACCAAGATGTGTGTTTCCTTATTGAAAATGAAGCTTGCCAAGCacagtaaaactatttttttaataagtactCAGActtaaatagattatttttcttgtacatGGAAACATTTTAGTGTCGCAGCTCAGAATAGGGTAAGAAAGTGAAACTAGCAAAGTCCTAGCCTACGCTGTGGACTAAACTCACTCGGATGCATGCCACAGGATTCATTCAGGCTGGCTAAGTCTCAATGCCATGTTAGAGAAGAATAAGCTGTGTCCTGTATTTTGCATATCCAGGTTTTATTCTAAAGGAAGTCAGAGTGCAGCATCAGAAGGAAGCTGCGATATGCTCCGGTAACTTCCCTACCGGGAGCGATCACAGGATCAGTGCAGAAGGACAAACTAgagcttttctttctatgtcCTGTGGGCTCTGCCAAAGAGacaaaatttttttcacagagctgACTGAGTTGTAAGACAAGTTACTTACTTGTTGCTAAATATTAAGTTATTCCATTGGTTTACTGTAGTGCTGTAAAACAGATAAGGAGAAACTTCACTACATCTTTTTTAGATTGATGGTTATTTACAGTACCAAGTTGGTTGACTACACAAATCTGTGCTAAGCATTGGAGGATGTTAAATCTAATTCTTAATACTCTATTCTGAAAAAGCTTGCTTTGGTAAAGAAAGGTAAGTGCAATTTACCTTTTCTTTACTGAATAAGAAACACAAGCATACTCCATCAGTCCTTAGGTTCTTTAATCTTTAACCATCTGGGGGTCTGTTCTGAAACGTTGACCTTTTCTATTGTTCCAACTTAACGAAGATAgattcccgccccccccccccccccccccccccccccccccccccccccccccccccgatacATATGACTAATCCAACTGTGATTTCAGTGTAAAAGTCCTTAGTTTAGAGGCCTTCTTCCCTAGTGAAGCAGTAACTCATACACGCTTATAAATACTAGGACTTTGTATTATGTGTAACTTAAACTGAGGCTATCCAGTCTTTCCAACCATGTGACTAAGTCACTTCTTAACACTCTCCGTACTGCTGAGAGTCACAACATGCACATCTATACCATATATAACACAGAGTCAGAAGGCAGTGGAGCTCCAGGAGATACAGGCGACACTGGCTTCATGGCGATTCCTCCACTTCTGTGTGATAGGTGCCGGGCTAGGTAAAGAGCGTAGCTGAGTCCCAGGGTAACCTGGTGATgacagctccagcagcccctgccagctcccttctTCCCACAGCCAGGGATTTGGATTTCCCAGCAGCCCCCACACCAGAATAACCCTGCTGCTGGTCACCTGACGTAGCCATGGCACAGGAGCTGCATTTGACCTGCTCGCGAGCAACATGCAGCTCACAACCCACAGGTTGGTTACCCTGACTTAGGCATTACCTCACttacaaaatctgtatttcatagTTCTAATCCAGTTGCTGTTGTTCATATGGGCTGCACTGCATGTTTTCCAGTAGTGTATCAATCTATAGTGTTGAATTGCATGACTGTTCTAGCATATAGTCTGTACGtctcttgttttaattttgtcttttcttttttctttttattcagacAGGGGATTTGGCTTCTGTGCAATTAACAGGAACTCCAAATAGATGGGAGGTCTTGTCCGCAGCTCCTGCCACTATAAAGGATGAAGCTGGTAATATAGTACAGATTCCAGGTGCTGCCACAGTAACTTCAAGTGGGCAGTATGTCCTTCCTATTCAGAGTTTGCAAAATCAACAAATCTTTTCTGTTGCACCAGGATCAGATTCGTCGAATGGTACAGTGTCTAACGTACAATACCAAGTAATACCCCAGATCCAGACAGCGGATGGTCAGCAGGTTCAACTTGGCTTTGCAGCCTCTTCTGATAATAGCAGTATAAATCAAGAAACTGGTCAAATTCAGATCATTCCTGGCTCTAATCAAACCATCATTGCCTCTGGAACCCCTTCAGCTAATATTCAGAATATCTTATCGCAGTCTGGTCAAGTCCAGGTTCAGGGAGTTGCAATTGGTGGTTCGTCTTTCCCTGGCCAAGCACAAGTAGTTGCTAACGTCCCTCTTGGACTGCCAGGAAATATTACTTTTGTACCCATCAATAGTGTTGATCTAGATTCTCTGGGACTTGGCAGTGGTTCTCAAACCATGACAGCAGGCATTAATGCAGATGGGCACTTGATAAATACTGGACAGGCCATGGATAGTTCAGATACTTCTGAAAGGACTGGTGAGCAAGTTTCTCCTGAAATTACAGAAACCGCCACTGATAATGACTTATTTGTGCCAACATCCTCTTCATCACAATTGCCCGTTACCATAGACAGTTCAAGTATATTGgaacaaaatgcaaacaacTTGACCACAACTAGTGGTCAAGTTCATAGTTCTGATCTTCAGGGAAATTACATCCAGACATCAGTCTCTGATGACACACAGGCTCAGAATATTCAGGTCTCCACAGCACAGCCAATTGTACAACACATACAGCTTCAAGAGTCTCAGCAGCCAACCAGTCAAGCCCAGATTGTACAAGGTATTGCGCAACAGACAATCCACGGTGTGCAAGCAAGTCAAAGTATATCTCAGCAGGCTCTTCAAAATCTTCAACTGCAGCTGAATCCTGGAACTTTTTTAATTCAGGCACAAACAGTGACCCCTTCTGGGCAGATAACCTGGCAGACATTTCAAGTGCAAGGAGTTCAAAACTTGCAGAACTTGCAAATTCAGAATGCACCTGGTCAACAAATAACTCTAACCCCTGTGCAGACTCTCACTCTTGGTCAAGTTGCAGCAGGTGGGGCATTGACGTCAACTCCAGTTAGTCTAAGCACTGCTCAGTTGCCAAATCTACAGACAGTTACAGTAAACTCTATAGATTCTGCTGGTATTCAGCTGCATCAAGGAGAAAATGCTGGCAGTCCTGcaggtatttattttactctttttgcagaaaattgttttttattattgcatGTGGTTGGTTTAACTGTTGATAATTGTAACATTATTGTCTTGCTGCAGAAGCCTACAAAATACAGTAGGTTAAACATAGTGATGAtagattttatttgaaactaCTGTTCCATTAGAAACCACTCTAATGGTAGAACACAGTCCCACCTCACTTCTTTTAGTATAAGCTCTTGTAACTCCCAACTGGTCATATTAGTTAACAGCACTTCTAATACAATGTTTATTGGTGCTTATAAGTCTTACCACGCAGAAGATGTGCATACTAAATTGAGAAGGGGGAAATCTGACTATCAGCTACCACTCTTCTAAGGCAGCAGTATCATTAGCATACCCCATTCTTCCCAGTCCTGAATAGGTGAAGTTTTCATGgaaaatccaaatatttctgttgatacaattttttttcccctgaaaatttTCAGACCCCCTGAGGTGCTGTTATTCATTCGCTGTTTTGTTAAATTCATTTCCTACTGATTTTATATCAGTGTAACTACGATGTGCAAAACTCATGTAAGCAGAAGTGAAACAAGCATGTAAATATCAAAATGGAGGCTGTGCTTAAGAACATATGTAGATTTCCGGTACTACTTATTTGCATTATGTTTCAGAATGTATGGTTGTTAATGATAAACTTCACAGTTTGTTTTACCTCTgtaagcagagaagaaaggctattttcttaaaataggtGTTTCTTAAtgtgagaaaaaataaacatgcctGTTTATTTTTGGTAAATCGGATACAGTGCATTCCAAATTTCAGGGCGTAGCTAcctaaaagaaagaataagagaTGATTCAGGTTCAAGACATTTTGCTGTACCAGAAGCCATTTAATCTCATCATTGTGGGCTTGTGCCCAGGCTAGTTATGAGGGGCAGAGTGAGCAGTAGAGGTAATTTGGGAGGGAACTGTTATACAAAGTAGCTTGGGAATCGCTGTTTTACTATAATCATGTGATCCAAGGCTCTGGTTCATTAATATACCAAAGCATAAATGTTTAAGTCAAACataaatgttttgtattgtatgcCTATTTAAGCATGTGAGAAGAATGCAATGTTAAGTGAAAAAtgcctggaggagctgctgaacTGGGTTTGTTTCAAAAGCCTACTGATTATAATACTTATATAGTTATTGATATTGGTATATTCTATGTCAGGAAGTGTGCTTTCCCTTTGGAATCTAAAATAATAAGCAGGGATGTCTTTTtagttcattttgttttggaagtgACTTATCATGGACTTATATTATGGACTTCTCAAGGCAAAGTTACCCAGACCTAGATAAGCCTGCTCTTCATTGGCTTGTATGCAACAGCACCAAACAGATGAGTGTGCTGCTCACAGCATTTGTTCTGCTGGGTAATCTTGAttcttaaattttctgtttccagtgaCCACAGAAAGTCTTGGTTTGTCTCCATCACACCTTGTTACTTATGAGGATGTGGGGAACAGACATCAGTAATAAAAAGCATGTATTGTGCATGATAATACAGCTAAACTCGGATGTCAGAATCTAACTCTTGGAAAAAGGGCACTGTGACTAATATGAAATAGAAGGAGGATGAGAACTTCTTTATTTCTGAGATTTATATTTGGTATAGGATCATGTAGCTAATGTTATTGCTTGTGGAGTAACATAGCAGAAACTTGAGAAGAAagatagaaaggaaaaggagagaagaaccaaaagaagagagacatgAAAAAGAAGTTGAGCCTGCTGTGTGTATTAGTTTGTCTGTTGACGGTCCTTGAGAGTGTTTTAATGGTGGTTCATAATAAAATGCAAGGGAGTTCATTCCATCTAGCATTCCttaactgtattttcctgtgaGGAATTTCAATTGGGAAGGGAAAAGTGTAAATGGGATATATGAAATACGATTAAATAGGCAGAAGCAGTAGATGAATAGCAGAAACTATTGCCTGAAGTGAATAGCTATAAACACCTGGTTATATTAAAGATAGGGTGGAGATTTATAGTGACATTTTTCCTACTTGTCTAGGAACAGTAAAGGGACTGGAAGGTATTAAAACTGCCATCCCCTAAATTTGGGGAGAATTTAATTGGTCCCTCCTTTATGTTACAAGAAACTCACTTTTCCAAAGTAACAATCAATGTGAAACTGCTTCTAACAGAATCAGACTGAATTATCTTGATTGACCTTCAGTGTCTTTTCCATATGCATCTGGTATTTTGTCTATATTGAAGTTGTTTGAGAGAATCTTTTTCAGTGATGTTCCTGCCCTTCTTATTTATAACCCCTTACAATATGGTATGGCACCCTTTCTTCAGGTTGAAGAATAAATAtgcaattaaaagcaaataatgaaattacaaaaattttttttttagtcaaaaATATATTGCTCTTCTGATctgcaaatgaggaaaaacagtttagttttaaagtgaaagaagaaGGTATGTGGAAGGGACAGTAGAATGAGAAAAGTTAAAGCTAAAGGGTGAGAGGCTACTTGATTCCTCTTTTCTGCAAACTACCAACAAGCTTTGAAGCAAGATAAGAAGGGTTTCCCTGTATTTTCTCCCCTCAGCCCAGATAATGCCCTTCCTTCCATAACAAATACTGTTgggctgtattttctgttttcatttagcAAAACTTTTCTACctgaggcaaaaataaaaagaacatattcCTAGCCTTGGGTCAGAGATGGTTGGTAATTATCTGAAGTCCAGATAACATAGATTGCTCTGTTAGCGGTGTAGCTGTGAAAACCGTGGATTAGGTTTTAGGTTTTGGTAGCTACGGCCCATTGTGTGAGAGGTGTTCTTCCAAGCCTCACTTCCCAGGTGAGCAGCAGAGGACATCTTTACTGTTCTCATGAGtgtgtgagaggaaaaaaatgtctttaccTAGGTCCTACATTTTGTTTACATAATGGAAAGTCATCGCAACCCTAATACAAAGCTAATAGCTTTGTCCAGTAAATGtacagttttctttgaaaaatgtccGGTAATTATGCTTCTACCAAAATGTCCGCTTTACCAGGCGTACATACGCAGAGACTTCCATTGCATTGAATTTGTTCTGAAAAGTCTTGGCTGAGCTTGTTTTATGTTAGAATGTTTATTAGAGCTTATATTCCTCCTCATTGTGCTTCATGTTGCCTTGCATTGGAGAAGGGAAGGGTATTGGTTAGTCATAGCTGAAACTTTCTTCAGCgttgcttttcaaaacaaaaagctataTCAAGTAGTATCTATGTGTTAAACACTGGCAAAGAGATATCTTTCTCACTTGGGTTTTGGCTTCAGTCTTCTGGTCGTGAGAGGAAGTTAAACCTGAGAAAGCTCTCTAGCAGTCTGTTGGCAGTTTgtaataaaatactgcattgtGTGTAACAAAAAGAGCCATTACATGCATAGTTCACATTACTCTTTAGCAATTTACCTGTTCAagaaaggtatttatttttattagcgTGTTTATAGATTTCTTCTTCAATCATTTCATATAAAGTTGCATTCCCTTTGGAAAAATACAGGGTACTGAAATGTACCAACTTGGTTTTCATGTTTCTGATCCTGTAAGTTTTGtcaatttgaaataattttgtagttactggatttttttttttcccttaaagcTATTGTCCAGACAAAGGAGACTTAACAGTGTTAATCAAAATCTAATTGTAATAGTCTCAGCTAATTTATTAATGTACTGAATCACAGTTTTGGATTGgttatttcctgaaaaatggcaattttaCCAGGTCTTATCTAAGTTGCTTAGCTTTTTATAAGATGctggatgcatttttttttatactactTTTGACTATTCCAGTAGCATCTGAAGAAACTAGCAAGTGACCTGAAAGAAAGTAGCATTGGCTTGAGAAGGGACTTTGCTGCTTATCAACCCAGACACACTCATCTGCaagattcatttatttaaaaataaaaaactctaCAGTTTTGCAGCTTGGTCTACAGTTGGAATAAAGTCAAAGGGATTTCTTTCAAGAGTTGACTCAAAGTGCCACTGCAAAACTGAGGTCTTCATTTCTACATCTTtcttcccagctcctcctctgcaggagTATACACAGCTACTTAACGGACTCATCTGCCTGCTGCCATTGAAGCTTACAGTCATGCCTGTTGATCAACTTGTACCAGTTGATAGAGAGTGGGAGTGGTTAGCTATTTGTGGTGAGGACTTCATTCCATTCCTGCCAGAACCTGAAGTCTTTATCATGCTGACGTAATTTAGCTATTCTAAATTTGGCCAAAAAATTGGCTGGCAATTTTCAATGTAAATAGTTGCCCAAGTGACAACTTATCTTTCATCTGCTGGTATCTTGTGAGGCTTTGGTCTAACATCTGTTAGGTAAAACAGTCtaaaccaccaaacaaacaaaattaaaaatggagtATTTACAGTTTTACTTGTGGGGATGGTTGTTTCAATGCTTCTGGTGAAGTATTGCAGAATGCTACTTAAAGCATAGCTTTCTTCTGGCATCTAGAACTTTATAAAAAGTTTTGGCTGGTTTTCAGTATTACACAActtagttttttctctttctttctaaattccAGTTTTTAACCttattaattttactttcagttATGCAGTTTTTCCTTCTAAGGTATTCTTTATACCAAGCTTTTGAGAGAAGGGCATGGTGTTGCTATGAAATTGAatctgattattaaaaaaagtcttatcAAACCCATGAAGTAAACTGAAGCAATGAtgttaagtaaatattttcatcagaCAACATCTGTTTTGGGCTATCCCATTTACATTTGAGGAGTTTAGTTTGCATGTTGTAAAATCAAGAGTTAAAAACAATTCCcccactgttttatttttgatatgaaaaattaaattggaaaCTCTGACAAATTTAAGTTAGAGCAGGAATTAGAGCTATTTATGTACCAATCTTGTGTAAATAGTTTGCTTTCAGCATGCTTAAATTACATTCCTTATTTTCTTATCATTTTCAAGGGAAATTAATAAATTGTGGAAGAATTAGACGATCATGCTTCTATGTGTTTCACAATCTTGCTTATAACAGCATATGGTAAATTATCTCACTTTAAGTGTAAGAAAGTTTGCATAACTTTagtctgattatttttttaaatgcagtatcTACCGCTGTGGAAGagaattgcattttttcttcgAATACTTGAAAAGATTGAATTGTCGCATCCTTCCTCTGTGTCTGTACTTCATGTGCTTTTCTGATCTATGTTCCAAAACAGCTTAGAGTCTAATT
The window above is part of the Gymnogyps californianus isolate 813 chromosome 7, ASM1813914v2, whole genome shotgun sequence genome. Proteins encoded here:
- the SP3 gene encoding transcription factor Sp3; protein product: MTAPEKPVKQEEMAALDVDSSSHSEYLQHGNGAASASAGAAAPQDAQPSPLALLAATCSKIGPPSPEEDEAAAAAAASHSAGATGDLASVQLTGTPNRWEVLSAAPATIKDEAGNIVQIPGAATVTSSGQYVLPIQSLQNQQIFSVAPGSDSSNGTVSNVQYQVIPQIQTADGQQVQLGFAASSDNSSINQETGQIQIIPGSNQTIIASGTPSANIQNILSQSGQVQVQGVAIGGSSFPGQAQVVANVPLGLPGNITFVPINSVDLDSLGLGSGSQTMTAGINADGHLINTGQAMDSSDTSERTGEQVSPEITETATDNDLFVPTSSSSQLPVTIDSSSILEQNANNLTTTSGQVHSSDLQGNYIQTSVSDDTQAQNIQVSTAQPIVQHIQLQESQQPTSQAQIVQGIAQQTIHGVQASQSISQQALQNLQLQLNPGTFLIQAQTVTPSGQITWQTFQVQGVQNLQNLQIQNAPGQQITLTPVQTLTLGQVAAGGALTSTPVSLSTAQLPNLQTVTVNSIDSAGIQLHQGENAGSPADIRIKEEEPDPEEWQLSGDSTLNTNDLTHLRVQVVDEEGDQPHQEGKRLRRVACTCPNCKEGGGRGSNLGKKKQHICHIPGCGKVYGKTSHLRAHLRWHSGERPFVCTWMFCGKRFTRSDELQRHRRTHTGEKKFVCPECSKRFMRSDHLAKHIKTHQNKKGIHSSSTVLASVEATPDDTLITAGGTTLILANIQQGSVSGIGTVNTSGTSNQDILTNTEIPLQLVTVSGNETME